In a genomic window of Sandaracinaceae bacterium:
- a CDS encoding mechanosensitive ion channel family protein, with product MSGLYEALGTWLRDPMVRMPLFALLFWIVGLVVARLVVGGLARVAAQHLDAQRVTSGRRIAFYGLAILVTLAALHRGGIDMSVFFGAAGILTVAFGFASQTSMSNLISGVFLIGERSFTVGDWITVGSATGEVLSIDLLSVKLRTPENLFVRVPNETLIKTDIVNLSRFPIRRVEIDFRVEYETDLAALAQLLEGIVHELPECLLEPKTHFFVQDFTDAAVWVKFRFWTRREVFLEARATVQALAQERLAAAGIRQPTQRLRMERPAALDAAMESPPDVS from the coding sequence GTGAGCGGCCTGTACGAGGCTCTCGGCACATGGCTGCGCGACCCCATGGTGCGCATGCCGCTCTTCGCGCTCCTGTTCTGGATCGTCGGGCTCGTCGTGGCGCGGCTCGTGGTCGGGGGCCTGGCGCGCGTCGCGGCCCAGCACCTCGACGCGCAGCGTGTCACGTCGGGCCGTCGGATCGCGTTCTATGGGCTCGCCATCCTGGTGACCCTGGCGGCCCTGCACCGGGGCGGCATCGACATGAGCGTGTTCTTCGGGGCGGCCGGCATCCTCACGGTCGCGTTCGGCTTCGCCTCCCAGACCAGCATGTCGAACCTCATCAGCGGCGTCTTCTTGATCGGTGAGCGCTCGTTCACGGTGGGCGACTGGATCACGGTGGGGAGCGCCACCGGCGAGGTCCTCAGCATCGACCTGCTATCGGTGAAGCTGCGCACGCCCGAGAACCTGTTCGTGCGCGTCCCGAACGAGACGCTGATCAAGACGGACATCGTCAACCTGAGCCGCTTCCCCATCCGACGCGTGGAGATCGACTTCCGCGTGGAGTACGAGACGGACCTCGCTGCGCTGGCTCAGCTGCTCGAGGGCATCGTGCACGAGCTGCCCGAGTGCTTGCTGGAGCCCAAGACGCACTTCTTCGTGCAGGACTTCACGGACGCCGCGGTGTGGGTGAAGTTCCGCTTCTGGACGCGCCGGGAGGTGTTCCTCGAGGCCCGCGCCACCGTGCAGGCCTTGGCGCAGGAGCGGCTGGCCGCGGCCGGCATTCGCCAGCCCACGCAGCGCCTGCGCATGGAGCGCCCGGCGGCGCTCGACGCCGCGATGGAGTCCCCGCCCGACGTCAGCTGA
- a CDS encoding serine/threonine protein kinase, with protein sequence MSQHPKICPECSTPYHAAATFCQLDGSALVEQQVSADPLVGARLLEQFDVHEAIGSGGMGTVYRAHQAALQRDVAIKILHRDLAKNADAVRRFQREARVASSLDHPNLVDVYLFGELPDGSLYLVMEYLEGRTLAQALFEDGHFPLARGLRIAHATAMGVGAAHRQGIVHRDVKPENIMLVKRDGDPDFVKVLDFGIARLLWDEQSHITQSGVIFGTARYISPEGASGEATDARSDVYSLAVLTYQLLSGSVPFDDPSPVALLMKHLRQKPPPLETRPGGAHVPAAIAEVVMRGLNKHPDARHDNAAAFARALESAAAASGVAITAETSRAAQKGSAATLLQTGPLIDAPAPVAAPMMAARPQMATRRDGSVMPAIAQQELARMAASVASGPPAGNGHGAGMGHARQMMPVVELPVLHPADVGPRVSHDPGPPGGRSYDESFVGIPGLSSARPRALMPILVGFLVGAMAVGLLAFGLFQRGESEAAEHQRSLEERAREALSHGAIDTPPGDNVLELTRRLLEIDPAHAGARSIRREAALLLRERAANARVQNDMPAAREAYEQVLRLFPEDAAATEGLRLLAQVEQVASAPPLSAGIHLDPDDPGQRERVRLVGVFGPGMRLPSDVVPEFTVLRAGRRLDRLPATPGDVSGTWVADYAFAQTGDHEVTLEFGVGAQRVMLRQDVSVGRADRAPRTTTVRPAVPTEPTVPPAGTSRPLGPPTTLPPPPVEPVPTTMNDGIDWGVPSEPSEEPPPWTG encoded by the coding sequence ATGTCCCAGCACCCCAAGATCTGCCCCGAGTGCAGCACCCCCTATCACGCTGCGGCGACGTTCTGTCAGCTGGACGGGAGCGCGTTGGTGGAGCAGCAGGTGTCGGCCGACCCGCTGGTGGGCGCGAGGCTCCTGGAGCAGTTCGACGTGCACGAGGCCATCGGGTCGGGCGGCATGGGCACGGTCTACCGTGCGCATCAGGCCGCCCTGCAGCGCGACGTGGCGATCAAGATCCTGCACCGCGACCTCGCCAAGAACGCCGACGCCGTGCGGCGCTTCCAGCGTGAGGCACGCGTGGCGTCGTCGCTCGACCACCCCAACCTGGTGGACGTCTACCTGTTCGGCGAGCTCCCCGACGGCAGCCTCTATCTGGTCATGGAGTACCTCGAGGGGCGCACGCTGGCGCAGGCGCTCTTCGAAGACGGCCACTTCCCGCTCGCGCGTGGTCTGCGCATCGCCCATGCCACGGCGATGGGCGTGGGGGCGGCCCACCGGCAGGGCATCGTGCACCGCGACGTGAAGCCCGAGAACATCATGCTGGTGAAGCGTGACGGTGACCCGGACTTCGTGAAGGTGCTGGACTTCGGCATCGCCCGCCTGCTCTGGGACGAGCAGAGCCACATCACGCAGTCGGGGGTCATTTTCGGGACCGCTCGCTACATCTCGCCCGAGGGAGCCAGCGGCGAGGCCACCGACGCGCGCTCCGACGTCTACTCGCTCGCGGTTCTCACGTATCAGCTGCTCTCGGGCAGCGTGCCCTTCGACGACCCCTCGCCCGTGGCGCTGCTCATGAAGCACTTGCGCCAGAAGCCGCCGCCGCTCGAGACACGGCCGGGCGGTGCGCACGTCCCCGCGGCCATCGCCGAGGTGGTCATGCGCGGGCTCAACAAGCACCCCGATGCGCGGCACGACAACGCAGCGGCCTTCGCGCGTGCTCTCGAGAGCGCCGCTGCGGCGTCGGGTGTGGCCATCACCGCCGAGACGTCGCGCGCGGCGCAGAAGGGCTCGGCGGCCACGCTGCTGCAGACCGGTCCGCTGATCGACGCGCCGGCCCCGGTGGCTGCGCCCATGATGGCGGCGCGCCCGCAGATGGCCACGCGCCGCGACGGCAGCGTCATGCCGGCCATCGCTCAGCAGGAGCTGGCGCGCATGGCCGCAAGCGTTGCCAGCGGCCCTCCGGCTGGCAACGGTCACGGCGCGGGCATGGGTCACGCACGCCAGATGATGCCCGTGGTGGAGCTGCCCGTGCTCCACCCGGCCGACGTGGGTCCGCGCGTCAGCCACGATCCCGGCCCTCCGGGTGGGCGCTCCTACGATGAGTCCTTCGTGGGCATCCCGGGCCTGTCGTCGGCGCGCCCACGCGCGCTCATGCCCATCCTGGTTGGCTTCCTGGTGGGCGCCATGGCCGTGGGGCTGCTGGCCTTCGGGCTGTTCCAGCGCGGCGAAAGCGAAGCCGCAGAGCACCAACGCAGCCTCGAAGAGCGCGCCCGCGAGGCGCTCAGTCACGGGGCCATCGACACCCCGCCGGGCGACAACGTGCTCGAGCTCACCCGGCGCCTGCTGGAGATCGACCCGGCGCATGCGGGGGCCCGCTCCATCCGCCGCGAGGCCGCCCTGCTCCTGCGGGAGCGCGCGGCCAACGCGCGCGTGCAGAACGACATGCCCGCTGCGCGCGAGGCCTACGAGCAGGTGCTGCGGCTCTTCCCGGAGGATGCTGCGGCCACCGAGGGCCTGCGCTTGCTGGCGCAGGTGGAGCAGGTGGCTTCGGCACCACCGCTTTCGGCTGGCATCCACCTCGACCCCGACGACCCTGGGCAGCGTGAGCGCGTGCGCCTGGTGGGGGTGTTCGGGCCCGGTATGCGCCTGCCCTCCGACGTGGTCCCGGAGTTCACCGTGTTGCGCGCCGGTCGGCGCTTGGACCGGCTGCCCGCCACGCCGGGAGACGTGAGCGGCACCTGGGTGGCCGACTATGCGTTCGCGCAGACCGGTGACCACGAGGTGACGCTGGAGTTCGGGGTGGGCGCGCAGCGCGTCATGTTGCGCCAGGACGTGAGCGTGGGGCGCGCGGACAGGGCGCCCCGCACCACTACGGTGCGTCCCGCCGTGCCCACGGAGCCCACGGTGCCTCCGGCCGGGACGTCGCGTCCGCTCGGGCCGCCCACCACCCTCCCGCCGCCCCCCGTGGAGCCGGTGCCCACCACCATGAACGATGGCATCGACTGGGGCGTGCCCTCGGAGCCGAGCGAAGAGCCACCCCCCTGGACGGGCTGA